A single region of the Brachypodium distachyon strain Bd21 chromosome 3, Brachypodium_distachyon_v3.0, whole genome shotgun sequence genome encodes:
- the LOC100825001 gene encoding dof zinc finger protein DOF5.6, giving the protein MMAGAAHPMHFCMDSDWLKGMVVPEDQGGAMGSSSPSSPSDTMIIACPQPMQQHQAQQQDRRLRPQHDSPLKCPRCDSAHTKFCYYNNYSLSQPRYFCKTCRRYWTKGGSLRNVPVGGGCRKNKRATRKPSSSSAVVVPVAPSPAMPMSMMLHGGRHVETSGGLHLSFSGSTMQLPSHTSAPDPLCSSLGLLDWKYDNVFSGSGGGTTFESANSEAAHFTGQGMMGIGGSRGGADCHALDALRYAASLGMGEHLALPFGAGARAERDHAVEMKPLSLEWCGEASRVPESSTISSLSGLGLWSGMISGAHHHHGSSAAI; this is encoded by the coding sequence gGCATGGTTGTCCCCGAGGATCAGGGCGGGGCTATGGGGTCGTCATCGCCATCTTCCCCGTCCGATACTATGATCATAGCGTGCCCGCAGCCGATGCAGCAGCACCAGGCCCAGCAGCAGGAccgccgcctgcgcccgcAGCACGACAGCCCGCTCAAGTGCCCGCGCTGTGACTCGGCGCACACCAAGTTCTGCTACTACAACAACTACAGCCTCTCCCAGCCACGCTACTTCTGCAAGACGTGCCGCCGCTACTGGACCAAAGGTGGCTCTCTCCGCAATGTGCCCGTCGGCGGGGGGTGCCGCAAGAACAAGCGGGCCACCAGGAagccctcttcctcctcagcTGTTGTCGTCCCTGTCGCGCCATCGCCGGCCATGCCGATGTCGATGATGCTTCATGGCGGCCGGCATGTGGAGACCAGCGGCGGCCTCCACCTTTCCTTCTCCGGGTCGACGATGCAGCTGCCGTCGCACACCTCAGCGCCCGACCCGCTCTGCAGCAGCCTCGGGCTGCTGGACTGGAAGTACGACAACGTCTTCTCAGGCTCTGGCGGTGGCACCACGTTTGAGAGCGCGAACTCTGAGGCAGCGCATTTCACGGGGCAGGGCATGATGGGCATTGGAGgtagccgcggcggcgcggactgCCATGCCCTGGACGCGCTCCGGTACGCGGCCAGCCTGGGCATGGGCGAGCATCTGGCGCTGCCGTTCGGTGCAGGGGCACGAGCCGAACGCGACCACGCTGTGGAGATGAAGCCGTTGTCGCTGGAGTGGTGTGGCGAGGCGAGCCGCGTGCCAGAGAGCTCCACCATCAGCTCCCTCAGCGGGCTGGGCCTGTGGAGCGGCATGATCAGCGGGGCGCACCACCACCATGGATCCTCTGCCGCCATCTGA